A region of the Heteronotia binoei isolate CCM8104 ecotype False Entrance Well chromosome 9, APGP_CSIRO_Hbin_v1, whole genome shotgun sequence genome:
CAGAACTCTACTAAGTATAGTAGTATCAAAGGAGATACATGTTCAACACCTTGATATTGGGACAGCAGATCTCAAAGAGGAACAAGTGAAAGCGCTGAATGAAAAGTTAGCTGCATTACTGCAAAAGCAAGGGTTCCCACCAGGAAAAATAGAACCCAGCCTGTTCAAGAAACTGAAAGATGGACAGTAACAACATGTGCTAACATCAATGGATGGACTGTTGTTGTGCTGCCAAAGTGAAACTGATGCACAAGAAATTGTTGATGAACTTAACAAAGAAGGATTGGTTGAAATGGAATTCTGTCCTATAGAGAAGATGATCGCAGACATATTGACAAAACCACTTGCCAAGGAGAAGTTTGAAACTCTTCTTGAAAGTCTGAACTTAGGTGACTTCAGTGTTGTaacttgagaaggggtgttgggatAGCACATCTACAACACTTCAGTAATCTGTTGTATTGATAGTCAGCAGGAAGTGAGTAATCTTGTTGTTATTGGTAGTCAACAGGAAGTGacatgtgtttactgtaacctaTCTGTTAGCTAGAGAGAAAGCCTGTGAAAGTCTAtaggaggtcttagttaaattaccaataatagttttaaactgataaatgtattatggttttatatgttttatggaatgattgtttttatgatactgtaagccgccctgagtccgcttgcggagagggcgggatataaatgcaaagtaataaataaataataaataaataaactgagtgTTGCGATTGGAAATTAATGTATtgcctattctgcattttatggcatctcttcctccctttgtctaagtttggagaagagaggcCATTCCTAGCTTTCTTCTCAAGATGTAAAGCTATAGAAGTCAGTGTCTCTTATTTTACTCCCAGTTTACCCTCcccttgtagttttaagtaaagcaatcatattcttttaaacacacacatgatCTCTGCGTATTCTTTGCTGTACTACTCATTTCTaactctgctaaataatatttttctctaagaataccCAATACAGTTTCTGTCTGAAAGGTCCGCAATGGATGGAttgggctcctcctcctccttctcagcaGGTGGGGGTCCCGTCCCTCTTCTGGCCAAGTGGGTTGCTGTGGAGGTTCCCACCACAGTCGGGCTGGGAAGTTTGGGAGCGAAAAGGGCTGCCCTCAAATGccgccaaaccccccccccccagctcggAGGTTCCTCTGGCAGCAGCACCAGACAAGGGAGCCAAGAGAGAGCTGCTTGCAAGCCCATCTGAGGCTACCGTTGCCCTCCTGCCAGCCTTTGCCCCCTCCCCTTGCCGGCCAGAgtgactgcgggggggggggtcgcccCATTATtggatattcttagagaaaaatatttatttagcagagttagaacacatgaagctgccttctactggatcagaccctgggtccatcaaagttagtattgtcttctcagactggcagcagctctggaaatgccagggattgaacctgggaccttctgcttggcaagcagatgctctgccactgagccactgtccctccccaatagacatatgaacatatgaagctgccttctactgaatcagacccgctcccccccccccgttccatcaaagtcagtcttgtctactcagactggcagcggcttttctccagggtctccagctgaggcttttcatgcctccttgcctgggccctttttagttggagatgccagggattggacctgggaccttatgcttatcaatcagatgctctgccactgagccattgtccctcccatgaacatatgaagctgccttctactgagtcagaccctcttgggtccatcagagtcagtcttgtctatgcagactggcagcggctctccagggtctccagtggaagtttttcacatctacttgtctggaccctttttagttggagatgccagggattgaacctgggaccttctgcttgccaagcagatgctctaccactgagccaccatccctcccatgaacataagaagctgccttatactgaatcagaccatcatagtcagtattgtctactcagactggcagcggctctccagggttatcaagcggaggtttttcacacctccttgcctggaccctttttagttggagatgccggggattgaacctgggaccttctgcttaccaagcagatgctctaccactgagccaccgtcctcccatgaacatacgaagctgccttctactgagtcagatcctcttggtccatccaagtcagtcttgtctactcagactggcagcgggtctccagggtctccagctgaggtttttcacgcctatttgcctgaccCTTTTTGGACCGTAGAAGCCAGTATCTCAGCAAAGAATACGCAGAGATCATGTGTGTGTTAAAAGAATATGACtgctttacttaaaactacaagggaagggtaaactgggaGTAAAATAACAGAGGCTGACTCCTACATCTTCACATCCTGAGTACAAAGCTAGGAATGgcctctcttctccaaacttagacaaagggaggaagagatggcataaaatgcagaataggcaATGCATCGATTTATCCAATACCCATCCATTTCTCTGCGCGCCCAGCAGCCACCCAGAGCTGGAGAGATCCGCCTCGCCTCACCGGGAGCGGAGGGGTGCTCCTGGCTGGAGGGCTGGCCTGCCTTCGCTCGTGGGCTcctccttctgccccccccccagaggccccAACGGCGCTGCAGGCATGAGGAGGCCGGGCCGACACCAAGGCCCCCACCCGGCCCacgggacccccccccctcattcccgCGCCCCTCTTGTCTGCTTTCGCAGGAAGGAGCGGCAGCGGAGAGGGGCGCTCCTGGGTGTCCGGGGCACTTGTGGGCgttagccaggattttaaaaaaatgccatctTTCTCCTTCTGTTATTGCTTTGGGTGCTTTCTCCCCAGGGTGCTGGGTGGGGGCCAACCTTTCTCCGGCTGCGCCTCCTCCTGGGCCAGTTCCCGGCTGACCTCTTTTTCCCCAGGGCCCCTCCGGAACCCCCTCGCTGGCTGCGGCGAACCTGGCGGGGGGACTCGATCCTGCGCTCCAGGAAACGAGGGCCAGGAAAGCAAACCTCTGCGGACAGAATGCTTTCACTCCGCCCGGGTTGGAAGCCTGCTCTGCCCCTTCCCGGAGGCTCCcgccagggcagggcagggctcaGCAGTGGGGTGAGGGGGCGGGGGCTGGAATCTGCCGCCAAGAAGTGAGCCCCCCCTGCCGTGCAGCCGGGCCCCGAGTCCGCCCTCCCAAAACCCTTCAGGTCGGACAGGACcccggaagccccccccccccgcgtctaTGTGAGGGTCTTTGGGTGAGGGCGAAGCCGCTgctcccgcccctcccccccccccccacagcccgcCACAGGACCCTCTGATTTTTGCTGGCCCTCTAGAAAGGCTTCGGGTTCCGGGATTGGGGGGAGGGCGAAGGTCCGGGCAGGCTTCCAAGCCCCGCGTTTGTTCCCTGCCAGTTTCTGGGGGCGGGGTGTCCTGGGGCCCCTACCTGCTGCCGGTCCCGCGTCGGGAGACCCACCGGGCGGTAGGCGGCGGGCAGAAGTGGCGCTCCAGCGCCCGCAAGCAGCCGGGAGAGGGCTGCGTCTCCTTCCTCCGCcctcggaggggaggggaggggagggaggtgtggcgggcgggcggggggcgGGCCGGAGGTGGGGCGCAGCCTCCCGGGGCTCCCGCAGCCCGCCTTTTGGGgcgaccctgccccctccccgggGCAGGTGAGGCTGGCCAATCAGAGGGGGCGGCCGGGCAGGTGCGCGGCTTAtctggcgggcgggcgggcgaggGCGCCCACTGCGCGGCGGCGGGTGGATGGGGCGGGAGGAGGGCGGGCGCGCGTGGGAAGGGCCCTCAGTGCCGGCGTcgccaccgccgccgccgccgccgctcctcctcctcctcctcctcgtgggCCTGCCGGCTCCGGCCGTCCTGGCGCCCCCTGCCCGGGGCCATGTTNNNNNNNNNNNNNNNNNNNNNNNNNNNNNNNNNNNNNNNNNNNNNNNNNNNNNNNNNNNNNNNNNNNNNNNNNNNNNNNNNNNNNNNNNNNNNNNNNNNNCGGCATTCGGGCTCCCTCTGGCCCCGGTTCTGCCTTTGCCGTCGGCGTCTGCTTCCTTGGGAGAGGCTGGAGCGCGGGTAGGCTCGGGCCAGGGACTGGGCAGGGCGGGCTGAGGCAGGCCTGGTGCTGCAGGCGGCCTGGGTGGGTCCGGAGgaaagcggcggcggcggcggcggcggcagcacgTCGGACTGGCAGGTCCCGACTGAGAGGAGGCCGCGCGGGCTCGCTGCCGGGTGGGCGGGCAGTGGGAGCGGCTGGGAGCGCGGCAGGGGCGTCACTGGCTGCCTGCCCGACTGACCCTCGCAAGTGCAAAAGGCGACCGAGCCGCTTCCAGCGCCGCCATAGGAAGCCCTTGGCCGATTCCGAGTGGGTAGTGGGAATACCTGCAATCCCAGGGAaataatgatgataatgatagcagcggcggcggcagcaatGGGTTGTACTGTTTCCACTTGAAACCAccacacacaaacgcacacaaACCCGCACAAGCGCTGGGTGCAGCGTGTCGCCGGCCGGGCCTTCCATTTCCGGGCTCCCCAACAAAGGACCTcctggagtggggagggggccaGAGTTTCTGCGGGCTCCTCCTCAGTCATCCCGGGGCGGCcggtgggacccggcccgcggaGCGGGTCTGCGGTGACTTGCGCCCCAGGTCTCTTTCGCGCCCTCCTCGTTCTCCCTTCCCGGGCAGCTTGTGGTGCGCGGTTCCCCGAGCAGGCCGCcccggggtggggagagaccCGCGTCCGGCTTCTCATTACTGAGCTGTAAATgcaaatccgcccccccccccccccagagcagcGGCCGTCGCTTCCAAGGGCCTTTGTTCCGCCGGGCCCGGGGATTAAGGCGCCCCCCTCGCCCCGGCGCGTTCTGCTCTCTGCCCAGCCAGGCCCGGCAGCGCCTTCCCCCCAGGGCCCTGGGGAGCTCCCTCCGGGcctgctgtgccccccccccccaccgccgagGCCTTTCCCTCCAGCCGCCTGGGCCTCCTTTCCCGCACAAggagcccccctcccctgccgcccAGGGCTTGGCTTCGGCTTGCCGGGATCCAGGCGGAGCGGTCCCGACAAGGCAGCCGCCGCCCCTTCCCCAGGAGGGGGGCCCAGGAAGAGCGCTAGGCCTCGCTCCAGAGTGTCACTCATCTCCGGCCccctcttctgccccccccccccctggccggGAGGGAGGCCCCTGCTGCTGGCACACGCGACCCACCGGTCGGAAGGGCAGCGCAGCCCTCGCCCCTCTCCTccggctcccccccagtcccgcCTGCCCTGCCGGCCAGTCTCCAGCAAGGGCGCGGCCCTGGCCCCCGGGAGAGTGCGGGCAGCAAAGGGCagcctctcccccttcctgttTGCCAGGACACAAGCGGAGGCCTCTGGGTTCGAGAGGGAGCGCTTGGTGCCCGCAGCTGGCTCCCAAGGGGCCGGGTCTCCTCCTGTCCTGCTTTCCTGCGCGCGAGAGGCTGGAGCGCAAGCCGCCTCTGCTCAGACCAGCGGCTCTCGGGACTGGGCCGCCACGATCCAGCCACGAGCCCAGCGCTCCTGGCCTCTGCGCTCTGCTCTCCGCCGCCGTCTCCCTTCGAAGCCGTCCCAGATGCGGGATTTGAACCAGAAGCGGCTGCGCTGCTGCGGAGGCCTGGAATCCTTGTTGCGGATTCTCCGCTCCGTTGGTTTTTGGGGGGCGGCCTCAGCCGGCTGGTTTGGGGTCCTAAAAGTCTGACCTGACCGGCTTCCCAGACTCCGCGCCAGAGAAAGCACCCCTCGCACCaccacccctccacacacacacgccGGTCCGCATTCTTCGTGGCGCCCCGGACTggttacacacacaccccagattcCTGGAGATCCCGGTGCGCTGCCCTAGAGCTGGGGGCTGGAGGGCTGCATTCGGCGTTGAATTGGGAACAGTAGAAAGGACGCCTTTAATTCTCGCCCCCTCCAGATTTTAGTTCAAATTGTAAACAGAGAAAACTGGTTTTAAATACAGTATTTGATTCTTTTAAATGTTtgcggggttttttttcttttaaaatatgctTTATTGTAAGTCacttagaatttatttattttagtctatttctattccgcccgttcccgtagggctcagggcggagtacagcatatgataaaacaataaaatacaataaaacgttttaaaaacagacagctcagcagcactcagagaagttacGCAGCCTGGCCTTCTCACATCCTGATATCTCACAGGTGCCGATAGCGAAGGCCAGCCAGATCAAGAATTGTCGGTTTCTAAATGTCTAAATTGTCTAAATGTTATAAACAATGAAACATCGAGCAGTCGCCTTAGTTAGAGACACGCCGGCGGGGCCGAATCCCCCCTGCAAAATTGCCCTGTCAGAAGGGGCGGAAATCCGAAGGGATCGGGCCTTCATTCAGAACGAGGGGACGGAAAGCCAGAAGGGGGCCTGCCCCACAGACCCCAGGAAAACGGAACCTTTACGCTCCTGTGCCACGGATTTCGCttcaaaaattatatgctgcctttccagacTTTTGcgatttttaaataataataataataataataataataataataataataataataataataataataataataataataataataatcatcatcatcatcatcatcatcatcatcatcatcatcatcatcatcatcatcatcatcatcattattattttgTCAccgtcagatatttgactgggcGGTGATATTCTGCAATTCGAAACCTAGCCAAGTTCTGGGGAATTGCAGAGCTATTTTCGTCGCAGGATTCTTCCTCTATTGTGATTGCGGTGGTGAATGACCCAGAGGCGGCTTCCTGGCAGTCTGGGCTGATCCGTTTTAAACTGCAGCAAAAACCACATTTAATAAGAACGACAGATAATTCTGGCCACGCTCGACGGGACAATTTCCCCGCACCAGGTGGGCGCAATGGAAGTGGCAGAGAGAGACCTGCGCAGGGCGGGGCTGGGTGACTCCGTCCCCTTCCTCTTGCGCCGGCGGAGCGGTCGGCCCAGGGATTtcttagctccccccccccttatttcccTAACCCTTCTttctcttcgggggggggggggggacgcactTGCCCGAGAAGAAACCTCTGcggttgggggggggcggtgtcctCCCGGCAGTTTCTCCAGGCTGCCTTCCAAGGACCCCCCTCCGCAATGACATTCCGCGGGTCGTGCAGAAACGGGGTTTAATAGAGACGCTTCCCTGGGAAAGACCCGGCTGGAGACTTGGGGAGATGGAAGTCCGGCGGCCCCCGCGCCCCGATTCCTTGGCCGGGAACGTGGCGTAGACGGCGTTTTGGGGGTCCCCTCGGTGATTTCTTCGGCAGATAGACTCGGTTTCCCCGAGCTCTGCAGCAGCGCCAGGGCCCAGGcgggcagaggaaggaaggaaggaaggaaggaaggaaggaaggaaggaaggaaggaaggaaggaagggagggagggagggagggagggcagtcTGCCTGATCCACCGGGAGAGAAGCAGGCAGGCCTGGACGGAATCGGCGCCGGCACCGGCCGAGCGTCTCTCTCCAAGGGGAAGCGCCGGATCCGCCAGTCCAAGACGACGGCAGCCGGGGCGGGGAATTCCTGCGGCGAGTCCCGGTTGTGCCCCTTGCCCAGCTCCGGAGAGGTAAAAGAGCAGCCGCCCTCCGCACGCCCGGCCCGGCCCGGGAACTCTTGCAAGCCCGGTCGTTTGCAACGGGGGAAGCGGGGAGAAATCTCCAGTCGTTCCGGCGGATTCGTTTTGTGGAATCCGGCCGCGTATCCAGCGtttctttctccttttaaaaataaaaataatgtcaTTTAGAATCTGTTTCTGATGCAATAAAGCAAGTCCGAGTAATTTAGAAACATCCAAGTGCGGAGTAAGCAGGAGCAGTGTAAAGCCCCGCTCAGCTACAGCGGTTGGCGCTGCGGGCCTCGCTCACCGGCAGGGGAGGCGCGGGCAGGCATGGGCCGTGTCGGGCCTTCGGGTGCCGGACTGGGGCCGAGCCGCGGTGCCCCGGCAGAGTTTGAAGACCCGGAGCCGGCCAGATTCCCTCCCCGAGTCCCGCAGCCCGGCGGCCCCTCCTGCTTCCCCGGGCGCCGGAGGAGAAGGGGAGAGGGCCCTGCCGCCCGCAGCAGCCCTGCCCAGTGGTGCCCAGGAGGGGCGCTGCTTTCCCCGAGGCCTGGAGACGAGAAGCGCTTTGCCCGTTCGATCTCCTCTTCGCCACATGCCACGAGGGAGGGCGAGGGCCGCGGAGGCtaaagaggaaggggggggaggcttaACGAAAGCAGGAGTCACCCTCTCCTGTTCACAGGAGAGCCATGCTGGTTTATTTCAGACATTTGTTAGCCGCCTTTCTATCTTGCGGGACTCCAGGCGGCTTGCAATGTAAGGAAAGCAACAACTCTGCTTTAGAACACACACATAAAACGCCGCGATTTGCATCCACTACCCCTGGCCAGTCGCTTCGGATCAGACACGTTGGTGCGCCCGGTCCTCTGCAGAGCCGGGAAGCTGAAGGGCTGGGCTCTGGGCAGACCACCGCCAGGGGCCAGGGGTGCTGCGCAGAGGGAGGCCAAAGCAAACCGCCTCCAATGGTCCATGGGGTCGTCGccactcccgccccccccccccacgctctTGCCACTTCCTGAGGGGCCACTCGCCCGAGACCCCGCGACCCCCTGTGGGCAACAGCAGCGCTGGGGGCGCCCCCTGCCCCTCTCCAGGGCCGCCGCCCGCGGACTGACCCAACCAGGGCACAGCGCCTGCTGCTTCCAGCGCTCCCAGCACCTCCCAGGGCATGCCTGCCTGAGGCGGAAGCACTGGCCGGAGCAGAACTCAGCCGCCAGTGCAGGCAGCGTCGGGGCAGGGCGGGCGAGGCCCGGCTTCAAAGCCCCACTCCGCCTCCCGAAGGGCCACACCGGGCGCTGGGGGAAGGGGGCACCAGGGACGCAGGACAGGTGGAGAGGGGGTGGCGtcggggacccccccccccccctagtacTAAGAGAGGTCGTCGTCGGGTGACCTCGGGAGTTGCTTTGTGGCGCCGCCTTCCACTCTGGCGACGACGGCTCTCTGCCTCTGGGTCAGGGGAACAGATCCAGCCCCGCTAACCGGTCAGcgccttcctttccccagcgGGCGCCGCAGTCAAGAGTCCTTGTAGGCCAAGCGCAGCTGCTGGGGAGCGGCTGGCCCGGTGCAGGCCAAGGGAGGAAGCGAGTGGACCTGGGGCGGGCGGGGGGAAGGAGGGTCGCCGGCGGCGCCTGTGTTTGttgcttcttctccttctcccccctgCAGGCGGCGGGGTGGGCAGCGAGGTGTCGCAGGAGAGCCTGCTGCTGCATGGGCCCTTCGCCCGCAAGCCCAAGCGCATCCGCACCGCCTTCTCGCCCTCGCAGCTCCTGCGCCTGGAGCGCGCCTTCGAGAAGAACCACTACGTGGTGGGCGCCGAGCGCAAGCAGCTGGCCGGAAGCCTCAGCCTCTCCGAGACGCAGGTAAGTCCCTCCCGCCTCTCCAGGGCCCTTaggaccccccccacacacacacacacagggacacCCAGGCCCCGCCTGGCCTGGAGGGctgtgattggaaatcaatgtattGCCTCTTCTGCATTTTATGGCAGCTCTTCCTCCCATTGTCTACGTTTGGAGAAGAGAGGCCATTCTTAGCTTTGTACTCAAGATGTAACGATGTAGAAGCTAGTGACTGTTATTTTACTCCCCGTTTAcccttcccttgtagttttcagtaaagcaatcatattcttttaaagaCACGTGACCTCTGCGTGTTCTCTGCTGTTCTACTCGCTTCTAACTCTGCTAAATAGTATTTTTCTCAAATAATACCCAATAGGTTATGGGCCCCAGTGTTAAGGGCTCCAGTTGTGGGCAACagttgttttttttgtgtgtgtcagtTGGGCAGCCAGAAGCagagatatgtgtgtgtgtgtgtctgctgaAGGGCAGgcaaatttttaaaagctgttttgcAAGAGTCTCAGTCTTTTTTTATATACCCGAAGAACACCTTCTCAGTCCCAGAGTTTGCCTTGCTGCATGCAGGTAAAACCGAGGAGGTGGGGTGCATTCTTTggggttttgtgggtttttttgcggAAAGAAAGTGCCTTTGCTTCTAAGCCGAGACCCTTTTGAGACGCACAAAGCAGCTACGCCGCTAATCCTTTGCTGACCAGAGTGGAACAATGTCGACGCCAGCAACATCCATGCATCATGTCGGTAACACGCATTTAAATCTCCCAATTCTCTCAAATGCAAATTTCGTTT
Encoded here:
- the EMX1 gene encoding homeobox protein EMX1, coding for MGRVGPSGAGLGPSRGAPAEFEDPEPARFPPRVPQPGGPSCFPGRRRRRGEGPAARSSPAQWCPGGALLSPRPGDEKRFARGGVGSEVSQESLLLHGPFARKPKRIRTAFSPSQLLRLERAFEKNHYVVGAERKQLAGSLSLSETQVKVWFQNRRTKYKRQKLEEEGPESDQKKKGSHHINRWRIATKQSSGEDIDVTSND